One bacterium DNA window includes the following coding sequences:
- a CDS encoding tetratricopeptide repeat protein, with protein MSRKRKSVPKRSPSPSRSEPLRTIAHAIESRSLRIALRGAGFLLLIASLFALFHPGLRVWGFHHLAFLPAGAAAGFLIVGALLWTPLGTRAVRYLGSRWKALAGRAAIGWAILAAMVFFLLQVAVPLLGDGPLWIKELVWIAEFEARGRPVPLTRFLMRKEPLELGLHELVFRTVAATRPPDFPSGTREQAKAMIQAREQWFYSVAHNTYAYLSILAGALFVYLLIRFARRRIAPQTRAPFLLILFSGTGMLLFFGYVENYTWASLTMVAFLLAGLDDAFPPRRFPFRTLIAFLIAVSFHLMALVLLPAVLYLLYGLHFAHRDENADRTRAPIRRMYVFLMATFAAGLAGYLYVRGWEGWVSVMPLLPTWSQDGYAALTGKHALDLANLFVLIALPSTLILLFVRSREQPALFARLQTGFLVLAAVGGAAFAALFNPNLGMARDWDLLAAALWPFIVLAAWTVARHDFGEHRAEVVAGLMGFAVIVSIPFVLVSCLKAPSLKRYETLLQLDQARSAYGWENLAMYYETLDDAENRIRAWRGAVEVSENPRYKVNLAVALRLVGRIEEAEPYCLQAARENPEYAYQLAYLAQAYARQGHLDKSRDLLTVATELDTANVQIRKILDAIEKRLDDSSQP; from the coding sequence ATGTCGAGGAAGCGCAAGTCCGTTCCTAAGCGCTCGCCGTCTCCCTCGCGGAGTGAGCCGCTCCGAACAATCGCTCATGCAATCGAATCCCGTTCCCTGCGCATCGCGCTAAGGGGGGCGGGTTTCTTGCTTTTGATTGCATCACTTTTCGCACTCTTTCACCCCGGCCTGCGGGTTTGGGGATTCCATCATCTGGCGTTTCTTCCCGCCGGGGCGGCGGCCGGTTTCCTCATCGTAGGCGCACTGTTGTGGACGCCGCTCGGCACGCGGGCTGTTCGTTACCTCGGCAGCCGATGGAAAGCCCTGGCGGGCCGGGCCGCCATCGGGTGGGCGATTCTGGCGGCAATGGTCTTTTTCCTTCTGCAGGTGGCGGTTCCGCTCTTGGGCGACGGTCCGCTGTGGATTAAGGAACTGGTGTGGATCGCCGAGTTCGAAGCCCGTGGGAGACCCGTTCCGCTGACGCGATTCCTGATGCGAAAGGAGCCGCTCGAACTCGGCCTTCACGAGCTGGTTTTCCGCACCGTCGCGGCCACCCGTCCGCCGGACTTCCCTTCCGGGACGCGGGAACAAGCCAAGGCCATGATCCAGGCGCGCGAGCAATGGTTCTATTCCGTCGCCCACAACACCTATGCGTACCTTTCGATTCTTGCCGGTGCGCTCTTCGTGTACCTGCTGATTCGTTTTGCGCGGAGACGAATCGCTCCGCAGACCCGTGCGCCGTTCCTGTTAATCCTCTTCTCGGGCACGGGAATGCTGCTCTTCTTCGGCTATGTGGAGAATTACACGTGGGCATCGCTTACGATGGTCGCCTTTCTCTTGGCCGGCTTGGACGACGCCTTTCCACCTCGCCGCTTTCCATTCCGCACGCTGATCGCCTTTCTGATCGCCGTATCGTTCCATCTCATGGCGCTCGTGCTGTTGCCCGCCGTTCTCTATCTGCTCTATGGCCTGCACTTCGCCCACCGCGATGAGAATGCGGATCGTACTCGCGCACCCATCCGACGAATGTACGTTTTTCTTATGGCAACGTTCGCGGCTGGGCTGGCGGGCTATCTCTACGTAAGGGGATGGGAAGGCTGGGTATCGGTAATGCCGCTCCTGCCGACGTGGTCGCAGGATGGCTATGCGGCGCTCACGGGAAAACACGCTCTCGATCTGGCAAACCTGTTTGTGCTGATCGCGCTTCCCTCCACGCTGATTCTGCTGTTCGTACGCAGCCGGGAACAGCCCGCTTTATTTGCACGATTGCAGACCGGATTCCTCGTACTGGCGGCGGTGGGCGGCGCAGCGTTCGCCGCGCTGTTCAATCCGAATTTGGGAATGGCGCGCGACTGGGATTTGCTCGCGGCGGCGCTATGGCCATTCATCGTGTTGGCGGCCTGGACGGTTGCTCGCCACGACTTCGGCGAGCATCGCGCGGAGGTGGTGGCGGGGCTTATGGGATTTGCCGTAATCGTCTCGATTCCTTTCGTGCTGGTGTCATGCTTGAAAGCTCCCTCGCTCAAGCGCTATGAAACTCTTCTGCAACTGGATCAAGCGCGCTCGGCCTACGGTTGGGAGAATCTTGCCATGTACTACGAAACCCTCGATGACGCCGAAAACCGGATTCGCGCGTGGCGTGGCGCGGTCGAAGTCAGCGAGAATCCCCGATACAAAGTGAATCTGGCGGTGGCGCTGCGGCTGGTCGGTCGTATTGAAGAAGCCGAACCCTATTGTTTGCAGGCGGCGCGGGAAAATCCCGAATACGCCTATCAACTTGCCTATCTGGCGCAGGCCTATGCCCGGCAGGGACATCTCGACAAGTCCCGGGACCTGCTCACGGTGGCAACGGAATTGGACACCGCCAACGTTCAGATACGGAAGATCTTAGATGCGATTGAGAAACGATTGGACGATTCTTCACAGCCGTGA